A region from the Spirochaeta thermophila DSM 6192 genome encodes:
- the dxs gene encoding 1-deoxy-D-xylulose-5-phosphate synthase has translation MNFTYLSQVEGPEDVKRLSFSQLSELAEEIREYILATVSRTGGHLASNLGVIELTLALHYVFESPKDRIIWDVGHQCYPHKILTGRRDAFPTLRQRGGISGFPKPSESEHDVVETGHASTSLSIGLGLRMGMELLRQEGKVVAVIGDGALTGGMALEALNHAGHLKKDLIIVLNDNDMSISPNVGALSYYFSRLSSTSSYQHFREWVDGIIAGIPHYGGRLMDMVERLKAGVKSLVYEQNLFSVLGFEYVGPVDGHRIDRLVQVFQDVREMQRPVVVHVKTRKGKGYPYAEEDPTTYHGVSSFCVDSGEVSSSEKVTFTQAFSQALLCEASKDERITAITAAMETGTGLAPFRQAFPDRFYDVGIAEQHAVGLAAGLARAGLRPVVALYSTFLQRAIDQVIHDVAIPKLPVVFAIDRAGLVPGDGETHQGIFDVPMLKAVPGMTILMPATADEMHLMLRWALERGGPVALRYPKDVCLPPLSACEGELIPGRGVFLRETGEAHVLLVGAGGHLRELLSAAELLSGEGIPADVYHLRFLKPLDLVHLGKIFSRYRGVYLLEDGVASGGVGETILAAVDVEGVRLVHKGVPDEFPTHATRQELLADYGLDAAHIAELVREGVGGSRRLHSHSA, from the coding sequence GTGAACTTCACGTACCTCTCTCAGGTAGAGGGGCCAGAGGATGTCAAGAGACTTTCCTTCTCCCAGCTTTCCGAGCTGGCAGAGGAGATACGTGAGTACATCCTTGCGACGGTGAGCCGGACGGGAGGACATCTTGCATCCAATTTGGGCGTGATAGAGCTCACCCTTGCCCTCCACTATGTCTTCGAGAGCCCGAAGGACAGGATCATCTGGGACGTGGGGCACCAGTGTTATCCCCACAAGATCCTCACGGGCAGGCGTGATGCCTTCCCCACCCTTCGCCAGAGGGGAGGGATAAGCGGGTTCCCCAAGCCGTCAGAGAGCGAACACGACGTGGTGGAGACGGGACACGCCTCCACCTCGCTCTCCATAGGGCTGGGCCTCCGGATGGGCATGGAACTCCTCCGGCAGGAGGGGAAGGTGGTGGCGGTCATCGGGGACGGTGCCCTCACCGGTGGCATGGCCCTGGAGGCCCTCAATCACGCGGGACACCTCAAGAAAGACCTGATCATCGTTCTCAACGACAACGACATGTCCATCAGCCCCAACGTGGGGGCCCTCTCCTACTACTTCAGCAGGCTCTCATCCACCAGTTCGTACCAGCACTTCAGGGAGTGGGTGGACGGGATCATCGCGGGTATCCCCCACTACGGGGGAAGGCTCATGGACATGGTCGAACGACTGAAGGCCGGTGTGAAGTCTCTGGTCTATGAGCAGAACCTCTTCTCGGTCCTGGGGTTCGAATACGTGGGGCCGGTCGACGGGCACCGGATCGATCGACTCGTCCAGGTGTTCCAGGACGTGAGGGAGATGCAGCGGCCGGTGGTGGTCCATGTGAAGACGAGGAAGGGAAAGGGGTACCCCTACGCCGAGGAGGACCCCACGACCTACCACGGGGTTTCCTCGTTCTGCGTGGACAGCGGGGAGGTGAGCTCCTCGGAAAAGGTGACCTTCACCCAGGCCTTCTCCCAGGCCCTGCTCTGCGAGGCTTCGAAGGATGAGCGCATCACGGCCATCACGGCGGCCATGGAGACGGGGACAGGGCTCGCCCCCTTCAGGCAGGCCTTTCCGGACCGGTTCTACGACGTGGGGATCGCAGAGCAGCACGCGGTGGGGCTCGCCGCAGGTCTCGCACGTGCCGGACTCAGGCCCGTGGTTGCTCTCTATTCCACCTTCCTTCAGCGGGCGATCGACCAGGTGATCCACGACGTGGCCATCCCGAAGCTCCCAGTGGTGTTTGCGATCGATCGGGCGGGCCTCGTCCCCGGGGATGGAGAGACCCACCAGGGTATCTTCGATGTGCCCATGCTCAAGGCGGTGCCGGGCATGACCATCCTCATGCCTGCGACTGCCGACGAGATGCACCTCATGCTTCGCTGGGCCCTCGAGAGGGGCGGCCCCGTGGCCCTTCGGTACCCGAAGGATGTCTGCCTTCCCCCTCTCTCGGCATGTGAGGGGGAGCTCATCCCCGGACGGGGGGTGTTCCTGCGGGAGACCGGCGAGGCGCACGTCCTCCTGGTGGGAGCCGGAGGGCACCTCAGGGAGCTCCTCTCGGCTGCAGAACTGCTCTCAGGCGAGGGGATACCGGCGGATGTCTACCACCTGCGCTTTCTCAAGCCGCTCGATCTCGTCCATCTTGGAAAGATCTTCTCGCGGTATCGGGGCGTGTACCTCCTGGAGGATGGGGTGGCCTCGGGAGGTGTCGGAGAGACCATCCTCGCCGCTGTGGATGTGGAAGGGGTGCGGCTCGTCCACAAAGGCGTGCCCGACGAGTTCCCCACCCATGCGACGAGGCAGGAGCTCCTCGCCGACTACGGCCTCGATGCGGCCCACATAGCGGAGCTGGTCCGCGAGGGGGTGGGCGGTTCCCGGAGGCTCCACTCCCACTCTGCGTGA